In Sphingobium amiense, a genomic segment contains:
- a CDS encoding tryptophan halogenase family protein — protein MATVEGHQIRDIVIVGGGTAGWMMAAAASRVLADGRRRIRLIESDAIGAIGVGEATIPPIIGFNDLLGIDEDAFLSATKGSFKLGIQFENWGAVGERYFHPFGRTGRDFEGIPFHQLWHWLRDEEGVGPLEDYSMCAVAARHGRFAAPSADPRSPLSNLSYAYHFDAALYAAFLRAYAEERGVERIEGRILGAELDGESGNVAAVRMEGDRRVAGDLFIDCSGFRSLLLGEALGVRFIDWSHWLPCDRAIAVPTESEPAIAPYTRSRAHGAGWQWRIPLQHRTGNGHVFASAFMGEEEAQRILLDNLDTAATAEPRLIRFRTGVRERLWHRNVVALGLAGGFLEPLESTSIHLIQTGISKLLALFPDRRWADVERDEYNRLMTSGYGAIRDFIVAHYHVTRRADTPFWTYVRTMDIPDTLARRLALYRLKGRIFRYDDELFTVGSWSAVLNGQGLPPADVDPLTAALDGEALAGAMRKMRQVHENMAVRLPPHRRAIEQGQKMRSAQPV, from the coding sequence ATGGCAACGGTTGAAGGCCATCAGATCCGCGACATCGTGATCGTGGGCGGCGGCACGGCGGGCTGGATGATGGCGGCGGCAGCCTCGCGCGTCCTCGCCGATGGCCGCCGCCGCATCCGCCTGATCGAATCCGACGCAATCGGCGCGATCGGCGTGGGCGAGGCGACCATTCCCCCGATCATCGGCTTCAACGACCTGCTCGGCATCGACGAGGACGCATTTCTGTCGGCCACGAAGGGCAGCTTCAAGCTCGGCATCCAGTTCGAAAACTGGGGCGCGGTCGGCGAGCGCTATTTCCATCCGTTCGGGCGGACCGGGCGCGACTTTGAGGGCATACCCTTCCACCAGCTCTGGCACTGGCTCCGTGACGAAGAGGGTGTCGGGCCGCTCGAAGATTATTCGATGTGCGCGGTGGCGGCGCGGCACGGGCGCTTCGCTGCCCCTTCCGCAGACCCGCGCTCGCCGCTCTCGAACCTCAGCTACGCCTATCATTTCGACGCCGCGCTCTACGCCGCCTTCCTGCGCGCCTATGCCGAGGAACGCGGCGTCGAAAGGATCGAGGGCCGTATCCTCGGCGCGGAGCTGGACGGCGAAAGCGGCAATGTCGCCGCCGTCCGGATGGAGGGCGACCGGCGCGTGGCGGGCGATCTCTTCATAGATTGCAGCGGATTTCGCAGCCTGCTCCTGGGCGAAGCGCTCGGCGTGCGGTTCATCGACTGGTCGCACTGGCTTCCCTGCGACCGCGCGATTGCCGTCCCGACCGAAAGCGAACCGGCTATCGCGCCCTACACCCGCTCGCGTGCGCATGGCGCGGGCTGGCAATGGCGCATTCCGCTTCAGCATCGCACCGGCAACGGCCATGTCTTTGCCAGCGCCTTCATGGGAGAAGAGGAGGCGCAACGCATCCTGCTGGACAATCTCGACACGGCGGCGACGGCGGAGCCTCGGCTCATCCGGTTCCGGACCGGCGTCCGCGAGCGGCTCTGGCACCGCAATGTCGTGGCCCTCGGGCTGGCCGGCGGCTTTCTGGAGCCGCTCGAATCGACCAGCATCCACCTCATCCAGACCGGCATATCAAAGCTGCTGGCGCTGTTTCCCGACCGACGCTGGGCCGATGTCGAGCGCGACGAATATAATAGGCTGATGACGTCGGGCTACGGCGCGATCCGCGATTTCATTGTCGCCCATTATCACGTCACCCGGCGGGCCGACACGCCGTTCTGGACCTATGTTCGGACGATGGACATTCCGGATACGCTTGCCCGCCGCCTTGCGCTCTACCGGCTGAAAGGGCGCATCTTCCGTTACGACGATGAACTGTTCACCGTGGGAAGCTGGTCCGCAGTCCTCAATGGACAGGGATTGCCCCCTGCGGATGTCGACCCGCTGACCGCTGCTCTCGACGGCGAAGCGCTCGCCGGGGCGATGCGAAAGATGCGGCAGGTTCACGAGAATATGGCCGTGCGCCTGCCCCCGCACCGCAGAGCGATAGAGCAGGGGCAAAAAATGCGGTCTGCACAGCCGGTATAG
- a CDS encoding NPCBM/NEW2 domain-containing protein → MRRAAMGKAGRSGGKRHFAARAALAAVLLSSLPAAAQDAASPLDPSGTFSVYDTRAAQTPPMGWNPWNAFRTDVDEAKIRGSAEALVDNGLAQLGYLYVNVDDGWALQRLADGALKIRETMFPSASVDHSATGSFRPFTDFIHGLGLKAGLYTDIGRNTCAQRWDAASPNLPVGSVAERQVGAMDHGEQDMKTMFATWGFDYVKIDACGVADYAPDVEPVRSGQFAVFPPTIVRGDIPKSDPAAVEAQYAALSAAIRKWGGPDAVLSICAWGEALSPRWGHRHGNLWRTSPDIEFTWESMLRNIDSAVYRTLYAGPGRWNDPDMLAIGHGDFDENHLTEARAHMTMWAIMASPLLLGYDLRQSPQALLDIVGNREVIAIDQDASGNQGVAYRSGEGMVMVRTLSGPGARAVAFFNRGDRPISLKADWDQLGFAAGTPAAVRDVWTKSALAPATGAISVDLAPHEAKLFRVRGTPADPKALWLDEMPGRINVAVDGLGNRALPDDWTPARVAAAPDGTALASGSRSYAKGVGLFAGSRLEIAARGEFARFTATPIVLGAAAPVTFRVYADRKLVAEMKASAKSQTIGADVSGAQIVELVAASPKGKGLPPMIGWADAKLSR, encoded by the coding sequence GTGAGGCGAGCGGCGATGGGCAAGGCAGGGCGATCGGGCGGCAAGCGGCACTTTGCGGCACGGGCCGCGCTGGCGGCGGTCCTGCTGTCCTCGCTGCCTGCCGCTGCGCAGGACGCGGCATCGCCCCTTGACCCCAGCGGCACGTTTTCGGTCTACGACACGCGGGCGGCGCAGACGCCGCCGATGGGGTGGAATCCCTGGAACGCCTTTCGCACGGACGTAGACGAGGCGAAGATCAGGGGATCGGCGGAGGCTCTGGTCGACAACGGCCTCGCCCAACTCGGCTATCTCTACGTCAACGTCGACGATGGCTGGGCATTGCAGCGGCTCGCTGACGGGGCGCTCAAGATCCGGGAGACGATGTTCCCGTCGGCAAGCGTCGATCACAGCGCGACCGGTTCCTTCCGTCCCTTCACCGATTTCATTCATGGCCTTGGACTTAAAGCCGGACTTTACACCGACATCGGCCGCAACACCTGCGCCCAGCGCTGGGATGCGGCCAGCCCCAATCTTCCTGTAGGCTCGGTCGCCGAACGGCAGGTGGGCGCCATGGACCATGGCGAACAGGACATGAAGACCATGTTCGCCACATGGGGCTTCGACTATGTGAAGATCGACGCGTGCGGGGTGGCGGACTATGCGCCCGATGTCGAGCCGGTCCGGTCGGGGCAGTTCGCGGTCTTCCCGCCCACTATCGTGCGGGGCGATATTCCCAAGTCCGATCCGGCGGCGGTCGAGGCGCAATATGCCGCACTGAGCGCCGCGATCCGCAAATGGGGCGGTCCTGACGCGGTGCTCAGCATCTGCGCATGGGGCGAGGCGCTGTCGCCGCGCTGGGGCCATCGCCACGGCAATCTGTGGCGCACCAGCCCGGACATAGAATTTACGTGGGAAAGCATGCTGCGCAATATCGACAGCGCCGTCTACCGCACGCTCTATGCCGGGCCGGGGCGCTGGAACGACCCGGACATGCTGGCGATAGGCCATGGCGATTTCGACGAAAATCACCTGACCGAGGCGCGCGCGCACATGACTATGTGGGCGATCATGGCCTCTCCGCTGCTGCTCGGCTATGACCTGCGCCAGTCGCCGCAGGCGCTGCTCGACATCGTCGGCAATCGCGAGGTGATCGCCATCGACCAGGACGCATCGGGCAATCAGGGCGTGGCCTATCGCAGCGGCGAGGGCATGGTGATGGTGCGCACGCTTTCGGGGCCGGGCGCGCGCGCGGTCGCCTTCTTCAACCGTGGCGACAGGCCGATTTCGCTGAAGGCGGACTGGGATCAGCTCGGCTTTGCTGCCGGAACCCCCGCTGCCGTGCGCGACGTCTGGACCAAATCCGCGCTCGCGCCTGCGACGGGTGCGATCAGCGTCGATCTCGCGCCGCATGAGGCGAAGCTGTTTCGCGTCAGGGGAACGCCTGCGGACCCCAAGGCGCTGTGGCTCGACGAGATGCCCGGCCGCATCAATGTGGCGGTCGACGGGCTGGGCAACCGGGCGCTGCCTGACGACTGGACGCCCGCGCGCGTGGCGGCCGCGCCCGATGGAACGGCGCTCGCTTCCGGATCGCGGTCCTATGCAAAGGGCGTCGGACTGTTTGCCGGTTCACGCCTCGAAATCGCGGCGCGGGGCGAATTTGCGCGCTTTACCGCCACGCCGATTGTTCTTGGCGCTGCCGCGCCCGTCACCTTTCGGGTTTATGCCGATCGCAAACTGGTCGCCGAGATGAAGGCCAGTGCAAAGAGCCAGACCATCGGTGCGGACGTTTCCGGCGCGCAAATCGTCGAACTGGTCGCCGCGTCGCCCAAGGGGAAGGGGCTTCCGCCGATGATCGGCTGGGCGGACGCAAAGCTGTCGCGATGA
- a CDS encoding TonB-dependent receptor: MSEQRSVGGKIGMGVRLSKQEAARRALMLGGSIIAALTALPAFAQAPAADEAAGVAAPEVAEKPADQGTIIVTGIRQSLKKAQEIKRAAPTVVDVITADDIGSLPDRSINEALQRVPGVAINRFAAPNDSAHFSVQGSGVTVRGLNYVRSEFNGRDAFSASGGRELGFDDVPAELAGSVNVYKNLTADMVEGGIAGTVSINTRKPFDSAKRLIFLSAGVNYGDIAEKSAPAFVGLFSNQWNLASGGRIGFLVGGSYSKQYSRADSIFLNGFQPRFNAPFDADGSTCSVGRIINPGQPYALRVCDNFPTPAGFDQVYTPLGAGFRSQDFDRSRQSINASLQYENAGGNLMVTAEYIRSRFSERWTERTIESDNWFPDAGMIYPAGYLDQEGYPHDPNANFMYDDNGVFKSGTLVHSGGRPGYGCTAPDGSSSWCEYNQFIPGGIFTKLSNRTAYNKVTAQDASLNVKWSPTDRLHIAIDGQYATSRVTNADDAINFNTLTNMSIDLTGKYPDVQFVTPGFDPATYIADGNATYYRSAVENRGINDGDEYSLRADLTYDFSEDSFLREIRVGARHAKRQQTVRTNEFNNWGALSETWIDGGPRFVSTTPGDLQFYDFPGFFHGDVKQPAGALFMRDSILEKPGALIDYARSIAAPGFFQPIEDRGTNLIKGYFLPSEVYPNSETTWAAYASVKFGTDLGTMKLSGNIGVRYVRTIDKSSGAINFAPPDQVIPDSFKGNFANYCTDIANQPNGQIPALCGPGVTPQQQQAALAFANGASLGNVANNKFDHWLPSLNVRLDATDKLLFRFAASKAISRPEFSKLRNYVGLTFNNQTGGFTARADNPYLRPVEAWQFDLTAEWYFAPVGSLTLALFYKDLDKVIVSNQEYTRNLTNNGVTLPVTVSGPANSTGHTKIKGAEVAYQQTFDFLPGVLKGFGTQLSYTYIDVGKIVIGPPAYAPSNNLVETGNQPTIDITGLYENLPLEGLSRHNFNAALFYQGSALQARVAYSWRSRFLLTRLDCCFPFGPVYNEASGQMDASIAYDVTSALKFVLEAQNLLDTTLKTSFALNGQGLRTPRSWFKNDRQFALTARLKF; the protein is encoded by the coding sequence ATGTCGGAACAGCGTAGCGTCGGTGGCAAGATCGGCATGGGCGTCCGCCTCTCGAAGCAGGAGGCGGCCCGGCGCGCGCTCATGCTTGGCGGGTCGATCATCGCCGCGCTCACCGCGCTTCCCGCGTTCGCGCAGGCTCCGGCGGCTGACGAGGCCGCAGGGGTCGCTGCCCCGGAAGTGGCGGAAAAGCCCGCCGATCAGGGCACGATCATCGTGACCGGCATCCGGCAGAGCCTGAAAAAAGCGCAGGAGATCAAGCGCGCCGCTCCAACCGTGGTCGATGTCATCACCGCCGACGATATCGGCTCGCTGCCCGACCGTTCGATCAACGAAGCGCTTCAGCGTGTTCCGGGCGTGGCGATCAACCGCTTCGCCGCGCCCAATGACTCGGCGCATTTCTCGGTGCAGGGTTCGGGCGTTACGGTCCGTGGCCTCAACTATGTGCGCAGCGAATTTAACGGCCGCGACGCCTTTTCGGCATCGGGCGGGCGTGAGCTCGGGTTCGACGATGTCCCGGCGGAACTTGCAGGGTCGGTCAACGTCTACAAGAACCTGACCGCCGACATGGTGGAAGGCGGGATTGCGGGCACGGTCAGCATCAACACGCGCAAGCCCTTCGATTCCGCCAAGCGGCTCATCTTCCTGTCCGCCGGCGTCAATTATGGCGACATCGCCGAAAAATCCGCCCCGGCGTTCGTAGGCCTGTTCAGCAATCAGTGGAATCTTGCGTCGGGCGGCCGGATCGGCTTTCTTGTGGGCGGCAGCTATTCGAAACAATATAGCCGCGCGGACTCGATCTTCCTCAACGGATTTCAGCCACGCTTCAATGCGCCGTTCGATGCCGATGGCTCCACCTGCTCGGTCGGCCGGATCATCAACCCCGGCCAGCCTTACGCGCTGCGGGTCTGCGACAATTTCCCGACTCCGGCGGGCTTCGATCAGGTCTATACGCCGCTCGGCGCGGGATTCCGCTCGCAGGATTTCGACCGGTCACGCCAGAGCATCAACGCATCGCTTCAGTATGAAAATGCCGGCGGCAACCTGATGGTCACGGCGGAATATATCCGCTCCCGCTTCAGCGAACGCTGGACCGAGCGGACCATCGAGAGCGACAACTGGTTTCCCGACGCGGGCATGATCTATCCGGCGGGCTATCTCGATCAGGAAGGCTATCCCCACGATCCCAACGCCAATTTCATGTATGACGACAATGGCGTCTTTAAATCCGGCACGCTCGTCCACAGCGGCGGACGGCCCGGCTATGGCTGCACGGCGCCCGACGGTTCGAGTTCATGGTGCGAATATAACCAGTTCATTCCGGGCGGCATCTTCACCAAGCTGTCGAACCGAACCGCCTACAACAAGGTGACGGCGCAGGACGCTTCCCTTAACGTCAAATGGTCGCCGACCGACCGGCTGCACATCGCGATCGACGGTCAATATGCGACATCGCGCGTGACCAATGCGGACGACGCGATCAATTTCAATACGCTTACCAACATGTCGATCGACCTGACCGGCAAATATCCCGACGTGCAGTTCGTGACGCCCGGTTTCGATCCGGCGACCTATATCGCTGACGGCAACGCGACCTATTATCGTTCGGCGGTCGAAAATCGCGGGATCAACGATGGCGACGAATATTCGCTGCGCGCCGATCTCACCTACGATTTTTCGGAAGACAGCTTCCTGCGCGAAATCCGCGTCGGCGCCCGCCATGCCAAGCGCCAGCAGACCGTCCGCACCAACGAGTTCAACAACTGGGGCGCGCTGTCGGAAACATGGATCGACGGCGGTCCGCGCTTCGTCAGCACGACGCCGGGCGATCTTCAGTTCTACGACTTCCCCGGATTTTTCCATGGCGACGTGAAGCAGCCCGCGGGCGCGCTGTTCATGCGCGATTCCATCCTTGAGAAGCCCGGCGCGCTCATCGACTATGCACGCTCGATCGCCGCCCCCGGCTTCTTCCAGCCGATCGAGGATCGCGGGACAAACCTTATCAAGGGCTATTTCCTGCCGAGCGAGGTCTATCCGAATAGCGAGACCACATGGGCAGCTTATGCTTCGGTGAAGTTCGGCACCGATCTTGGCACCATGAAGCTGTCCGGTAATATCGGCGTCCGCTATGTGCGCACGATCGACAAGTCGTCCGGCGCGATCAATTTTGCGCCGCCGGATCAGGTCATCCCCGATAGCTTCAAAGGCAATTTTGCTAACTATTGCACAGACATTGCCAATCAGCCGAATGGCCAGATCCCGGCGCTCTGCGGTCCGGGGGTGACGCCCCAGCAGCAGCAGGCGGCGCTCGCCTTCGCCAATGGTGCATCGCTGGGCAATGTGGCCAACAACAAGTTCGATCACTGGCTGCCTTCGCTCAACGTCCGGCTCGATGCGACTGACAAGCTGCTCTTCCGGTTCGCGGCGTCCAAGGCGATTTCGCGGCCCGAGTTCAGCAAGCTGCGCAATTATGTCGGCCTGACCTTCAACAACCAGACGGGTGGATTCACCGCGCGGGCGGACAATCCCTATCTTCGTCCGGTCGAAGCGTGGCAGTTCGACCTGACGGCGGAATGGTATTTCGCGCCGGTCGGTTCGCTGACCCTCGCGCTCTTTTACAAGGATCTCGACAAGGTCATCGTGTCGAACCAGGAATATACCCGCAACCTGACGAACAACGGCGTGACGCTGCCCGTGACGGTCAGCGGGCCGGCCAATTCCACCGGGCATACCAAGATCAAGGGCGCGGAAGTCGCCTATCAGCAGACGTTCGATTTCCTGCCCGGCGTCCTCAAAGGTTTCGGCACGCAATTATCCTATACCTATATCGACGTGGGCAAGATCGTGATCGGCCCGCCCGCCTATGCGCCGTCGAATAATCTGGTCGAAACGGGCAACCAGCCGACGATCGACATCACAGGGCTTTACGAAAATCTGCCGCTCGAAGGCCTGTCGCGGCATAATTTCAACGCGGCCCTCTTCTATCAGGGCAGCGCGCTGCAGGCGCGGGTCGCCTATAGCTGGCGCTCGCGCTTCCTGCTGACACGCCTCGATTGCTGCTTCCCGTTCGGGCCGGTCTATAATGAGGCGAGTGGCCAGATGGACGCGTCCATCGCCTATGACGTGACGTCCGCGCTGAAATTCGTGCTGGAGGCCCAGAACCTGCTCGACACGACGCTCAAGACCTCTTTCGCGCTCAACGGTCAGGGTCTGCGGACGCCGCGTTCCTGGTTCAAGAACGACCGTCAGTTCGCGCTGACGGCCCGGTTGAAGTTCTGA
- a CDS encoding DUF4832 domain-containing protein, translated as MQVSFPIFSSIRWKSLLSAGAILCLTGPAPSGAASESLPDATKITFTADDGAHPNPERGFYRSATVPLQELGIEEAQAAFAQGYRLIYVRVDLSAYRDAPLPDSFLRKIGQGFANARRGGIKLIVRPIYNYPAGETDYAKAQDASFQRVLDHIAQLQGVFAENEDVIAFLQAGYVGAWGEWHTSSNDLASPAHRAALMKALLAAAPHGQAVQFRYPAYITEFLAAEGGLGAALAKGIRIGFHNDCFLASDTDVGTYSEDPAEREKARRAMADLGRAGPFGGETCNPLAAENPTPRSSCEAIVREGAMFGLTYLNDGYYRPLFHDRWQAGGCLDTVRASMGYRISLTGLAFARTARRNSVMPLTLSLRNSGWAPLYAAKRLSIILQNRKTGKTREYGAPRGDVRTWLPGSSKEVALQLPIEADLPAGEYEILLALRDGSERLAKDPRYSIRFANADDAAKGQQWQDRQAAWKTGAIVEITE; from the coding sequence ATGCAAGTTTCGTTTCCTATCTTTTCATCAATCCGCTGGAAAAGCCTGCTGTCCGCCGGGGCCATCCTGTGCCTCACCGGGCCGGCCCCATCCGGCGCGGCGAGCGAATCCTTGCCCGATGCAACGAAGATCACCTTCACGGCGGATGACGGCGCCCACCCCAATCCGGAACGCGGCTTTTACCGCTCGGCGACCGTCCCCCTTCAGGAACTCGGCATCGAGGAAGCACAGGCGGCCTTCGCGCAGGGTTATCGGCTGATCTATGTCCGGGTAGACCTGTCGGCCTATCGCGACGCCCCTCTGCCGGACAGCTTTCTGCGGAAGATCGGTCAGGGTTTCGCCAATGCGCGGCGCGGCGGGATCAAGCTGATCGTGCGGCCGATCTATAACTATCCCGCAGGCGAGACCGACTATGCCAAGGCCCAGGATGCTTCATTCCAACGCGTCCTTGATCATATCGCGCAGCTTCAGGGCGTCTTTGCGGAGAATGAGGACGTCATCGCCTTCCTCCAGGCGGGCTATGTCGGCGCGTGGGGAGAATGGCATACATCCTCGAACGACCTCGCCTCTCCCGCGCATCGCGCGGCGCTGATGAAGGCGCTGCTTGCCGCCGCTCCGCACGGACAGGCGGTGCAGTTCCGCTATCCCGCCTACATCACCGAGTTCCTGGCGGCCGAGGGCGGTCTCGGCGCGGCTCTGGCCAAGGGCATAAGGATCGGCTTTCATAATGACTGCTTCCTTGCCAGCGACACCGATGTCGGCACCTATTCCGAAGACCCCGCCGAGCGCGAAAAGGCGCGGCGCGCGATGGCGGATCTGGGCCGCGCCGGTCCGTTCGGCGGCGAAACCTGCAATCCGCTTGCCGCCGAGAACCCCACGCCGCGATCGTCGTGCGAAGCGATCGTCCGCGAAGGCGCGATGTTCGGCCTCACCTACCTCAATGACGGCTATTACCGGCCGCTGTTTCACGACCGGTGGCAGGCGGGGGGATGCCTTGACACGGTGCGCGCCAGCATGGGCTATCGCATTTCGCTGACCGGCCTTGCATTCGCGCGGACCGCGCGCCGCAACTCCGTCATGCCGCTGACCCTCAGCCTCCGCAACAGCGGCTGGGCGCCGCTCTATGCGGCAAAGCGGCTCAGCATCATCCTCCAGAACCGCAAGACAGGAAAGACGCGCGAATATGGCGCGCCGCGCGGCGATGTCCGCACATGGCTGCCCGGATCGTCGAAGGAGGTCGCGCTTCAGTTGCCGATCGAGGCCGATCTGCCCGCCGGCGAATATGAGATCCTGCTGGCGCTTCGCGACGGATCGGAGCGCCTCGCCAAAGATCCGCGCTACTCGATCCGCTTCGCCAACGCGGACGATGCGGCGAAAGGCCAGCAGTGGCAGGACCGGCAGGCCGCATGGAAAACAGGCGCGATCGTCGAAATAACCGAATGA
- a CDS encoding tryptophan 7-halogenase yields MIAANRRRPVETAMVLGAGPVGLLAAIALRRALPVATIHLIDTGHAGGTLADSFPLAYPPALAVLDRLGLGEDMLVRECGATHKLADRFHGWGREDFTVSVQESEVTTGGVPMRLVAGARGDVRTGLGGAAALAEKDRLAPDRLDGSAAGRDIGYALRLDAPRLTACLRTIAARAGVRHASAASVTLTVAADGTLSVAAGAELPVVVDLLIESRGAGHLLADAPAEDWSAEIPEGSVCREPLACHPSLSDLITAHGWGWTTLMPGQRDGERVSVFDIESARHAEGLIRETAAGAIPFRTGRLTCPMDGRRVALGDAAAIAGPLGHFGFSLALLHLDLLLDLLPAASPEPVLAREYNRRANLMSDELRDFVALLFAFHKAARPGPAAARLALVIERFARTGRLPLRETDLVSDAAWVGAMAGLVEAAPGYDVTAEALATGAGAALAARRREVEALCASHPAYRLWLEERMANGNG; encoded by the coding sequence ATGATCGCGGCCAACAGGCGGCGGCCGGTCGAGACCGCTATGGTGCTCGGCGCGGGACCGGTAGGCCTGCTCGCGGCCATCGCCCTCAGGCGCGCCTTGCCCGTTGCGACGATCCACCTCATCGACACGGGCCATGCGGGGGGAACGCTCGCGGACTCCTTCCCCCTCGCCTATCCGCCCGCGCTTGCCGTTCTCGACAGGCTGGGCCTTGGCGAAGACATGCTCGTGCGCGAATGCGGCGCGACCCACAAACTCGCCGACCGGTTCCATGGCTGGGGCCGCGAGGATTTTACGGTCTCCGTTCAGGAAAGCGAAGTGACGACAGGCGGCGTCCCGATGCGGCTGGTCGCAGGCGCGCGTGGCGACGTGCGGACTGGCCTTGGTGGGGCGGCGGCTCTTGCCGAAAAGGATCGCCTCGCGCCCGACCGGCTCGATGGCAGCGCGGCGGGTCGCGACATCGGGTACGCGCTGCGGCTGGACGCGCCCCGCCTCACCGCCTGCCTGCGCACCATCGCCGCCAGAGCGGGGGTTCGCCATGCCTCGGCTGCATCGGTCACGCTGACCGTCGCGGCGGACGGCACCCTGTCGGTCGCCGCAGGCGCAGAATTGCCGGTGGTGGTCGACTTGCTCATCGAAAGTCGCGGCGCGGGCCATCTCCTTGCCGATGCCCCTGCCGAAGACTGGAGCGCGGAGATACCGGAAGGCAGCGTCTGCCGCGAACCGCTGGCGTGCCACCCTTCGCTCAGCGATCTTATCACGGCGCACGGCTGGGGGTGGACGACGCTGATGCCCGGACAGCGCGATGGCGAACGCGTGTCGGTTTTCGACATTGAGAGTGCCCGTCACGCAGAAGGCCTCATCCGCGAAACGGCTGCGGGGGCGATCCCCTTCCGCACCGGGCGGCTCACCTGTCCGATGGATGGCCGCCGGGTTGCGCTGGGCGACGCTGCGGCGATTGCGGGGCCGCTCGGCCATTTTGGTTTCAGCCTCGCGCTGCTCCATCTCGACCTGCTGCTGGATCTTCTGCCAGCCGCCTCGCCCGAGCCGGTGCTCGCGCGCGAATATAATCGCCGCGCGAACCTCATGTCCGACGAACTGCGGGATTTTGTCGCGCTGCTGTTTGCTTTCCACAAAGCCGCGCGGCCCGGCCCGGCGGCCGCCCGCCTCGCGCTCGTTATCGAGCGGTTTGCGCGAACGGGCCGCCTGCCTTTGCGCGAAACGGACCTCGTTTCGGACGCGGCATGGGTGGGGGCGATGGCGGGCCTCGTCGAGGCAGCGCCCGGTTATGACGTGACGGCGGAGGCTCTGGCCACCGGCGCAGGGGCCGCGCTTGCAGCACGCCGGCGCGAAGTGGAAGCGCTCTGCGCATCGCATCCGGCCTACCGCCTGTGGCTGGAGGAAAGGATGGCCAATGGCAACGGTTGA
- a CDS encoding carbon-nitrogen hydrolase family protein produces MRAAIFQMTSGVDPARNAAAIVEMVARAKGEGADMLFTPEMAGCLDRDRARAAATMRGEADDPVLAAVREAAAREGLWVHLGSLPLKGERADGRLANRSFLIDGSGEIRARYDKIHLFDVDLATGESWRESSVYGPGERVVAADTPWGRMGFSICYDMRFPDLYRALTNAGATIVLAPAAFTVPTGRAHWHVLLRARAIEAGCFVIAAAQSGAHEDGRTTYGHSLVVDPWGEVLLDMGEGEGLGLADLDLARIEDVRSRVPAIANRRPIPEDVTIP; encoded by the coding sequence ATGCGCGCCGCGATCTTCCAGATGACGAGCGGAGTCGATCCCGCCCGCAACGCCGCGGCCATCGTGGAGATGGTCGCGCGCGCGAAGGGCGAGGGCGCGGACATGCTCTTCACGCCCGAGATGGCGGGCTGCCTCGACCGCGACCGTGCGCGGGCGGCGGCCACCATGCGCGGCGAGGCGGACGATCCGGTGCTCGCCGCCGTGCGCGAAGCCGCCGCGCGCGAGGGGCTTTGGGTTCATCTGGGATCGCTGCCCCTGAAAGGCGAGCGGGCGGACGGTCGCCTTGCCAACCGCAGCTTCCTGATCGACGGCAGCGGCGAAATCCGCGCCCGTTACGACAAGATCCATCTGTTCGACGTCGATCTGGCCACCGGGGAAAGCTGGCGCGAATCGTCCGTCTACGGGCCGGGAGAACGGGTGGTCGCCGCCGATACGCCATGGGGGCGGATGGGCTTTTCCATCTGTTACGACATGCGGTTTCCCGACCTTTATCGCGCGCTGACCAATGCGGGCGCGACGATCGTGCTCGCGCCAGCGGCCTTCACCGTGCCCACGGGCCGCGCGCACTGGCACGTCCTGCTGCGCGCCCGCGCGATCGAGGCGGGCTGCTTCGTCATCGCCGCCGCGCAGAGCGGCGCGCATGAGGATGGGCGCACCACTTACGGCCACAGCCTCGTCGTCGATCCATGGGGCGAGGTGCTGCTCGACATGGGCGAGGGGGAGGGGCTTGGCCTTGCCGATCTCGACCTCGCGCGCATAGAGGATGTGCGCAGCCGCGTGCCCGCCATCGCCAACCGCCGCCCTATTCCCGAGGACGTGACAATCCCGTGA
- a CDS encoding DUF1178 family protein, protein MIVFDLKCSGHGHVFEAWFGSSTDYEDQRERGLIACPMCGDTSVAKAVMAPAVAPKGNSRAVARRAEGESAPVAANAPDPAKLQAMMEALRTAQAKALEGSTWVGRGFAEQARAMHYGEQDRASIHGEVAPAEAKALIEEGVEVAPLPLPVVPPQFKN, encoded by the coding sequence GTGATCGTGTTCGACCTGAAATGCAGCGGCCATGGCCATGTGTTCGAAGCATGGTTCGGTTCCAGCACGGACTATGAGGACCAGCGCGAACGCGGCCTCATCGCCTGCCCGATGTGCGGCGACACGTCCGTCGCCAAGGCGGTGATGGCCCCCGCCGTCGCGCCCAAGGGCAACAGCCGCGCCGTTGCCCGCCGCGCCGAAGGAGAGTCCGCTCCGGTCGCCGCCAACGCCCCGGACCCCGCCAAACTCCAAGCGATGATGGAAGCGCTCCGCACCGCGCAGGCGAAGGCGCTGGAAGGATCGACCTGGGTCGGGCGCGGCTTTGCCGAGCAGGCGCGGGCGATGCATTATGGCGAGCAGGACCGCGCCAGCATCCATGGCGAAGTCGCTCCCGCCGAGGCGAAAGCGCTGATCGAGGAAGGCGTCGAAGTCGCGCCTCTGCCTCTCCCGGTGGTGCCGCCACAGTTCAAGAATTGA